From the genome of Eucalyptus grandis isolate ANBG69807.140 chromosome 2, ASM1654582v1, whole genome shotgun sequence, one region includes:
- the LOC120286129 gene encoding germin-like protein 5-1 has translation MEIGPRMVAIVVIVMSFAIFLGIVSADPDMLQDVCVADLASKVKVNGFPCKETFNEMDFFWDGLAKPEFPNNTLGSLVTRANVEKVPGLNTLGLSLARGDFAPYGLIAPHTHPRASEMVFVLYGEIYAGFITTANILVAKTIKAGEIFVFPRGLVHFQMNVKNTSAAAIAVFNSQLAGAPNVATALFAAKPTVPNDVLAKAFQIDAKEVEMIKARLAPKS, from the exons ATGGAGATCGGTCCGAGAATGGTGGCTATTGTTGTTATAGTCATGAGCTTCGCCATCTTCCTAGGCATCGTTTCTGCTGATCCTGACATGCTCCAAGATGTCTGTGTCGCCGATCTCGCTTCCA AAGTGAAAGTCAATGGATTTCCTTGCAAAGAAACTTTCAACGAAATGGACTTCTTCTGGGATGGGCTGGCCAAACCTGAATTCCCCAACAACACCTTAGGCTCTCTGGTGACAAGGGCCAATGTCGAAAAGGTCCCAGGCCTCAACACCCTCGGCTTGTCCTTGGCCCGTGGTGACTTTGCTCCTTACGGCCTCATCGCACCCCACACCCACCCACGAGCCTCAGAGATGGTGTTTGTGCTCTATGGAGAGATATACGCCGGATTCATAACCACTGCTAACATCCTCGTTGCTAAGACCATTAAGGCGGGCGAGATCTTTGTGTTCCCTAGAGGTTTAGTCCACTTCCAAATGAACGTCAAAAACACCTCAGCGGCCGCCATTGCGGTATTCAACAGCCAATTGGCAGGGGCCCCGAATGTCGCAACTGCACTGTTCGCGGCTAAGCCCACGGTGCCGAACGATGTGTTGGCCAAGGCATTCCAAATTGATGCTAAGGAGGTCGAGATGATCAAGGCTAGGCTAGCCCCCAAGAGCTAG